A genomic region of Porticoccaceae bacterium LTM1 contains the following coding sequences:
- a CDS encoding flavodoxin, with product MEKIGLFFGSDEGNTEGVAQRIAARLGEDVVDIHDIGEVTQLEFLDYDKLILGIPTWDFGQIQSDWEDFWGDLEEIDFSGKTVAFVGLGDQFGYGDFFLDAMGMLHDVVIKSCDKVVGHWPTEGYEFEASKAEIPGEAKFVGLALDEDQQEELTADRLNRWCQQVHEEFGLTTPVVVLDD from the coding sequence GTGGAAAAGATTGGCCTGTTCTTTGGCAGTGACGAGGGGAATACCGAAGGTGTGGCGCAGCGAATTGCTGCCAGGCTCGGTGAAGATGTGGTAGATATTCACGACATTGGTGAAGTAACCCAGCTGGAGTTCCTCGACTACGACAAGCTGATTCTGGGCATACCAACCTGGGACTTTGGCCAGATTCAGTCTGACTGGGAAGATTTTTGGGGCGATCTGGAAGAGATCGACTTTTCAGGTAAAACCGTGGCCTTTGTCGGGCTGGGTGACCAGTTTGGCTACGGCGACTTTTTCCTGGATGCCATGGGTATGTTGCACGATGTGGTCATCAAGAGTTGTGACAAGGTGGTAGGGCACTGGCCTACCGAGGGTTATGAATTTGAAGCTTCCAAGGCTGAAATTCCCGGTGAAGCTAAATTTGTAGGCCTTGCACTGGATGAAGACCAGCAGGAAGAGTTGACTGCTGACCGCCTCAACCGCTGGTGCCAGCAGGTGCATGAGGAGTTTGGTTTGACCACGCCGGTTGTGGTTCTGGACGACTGA